In one window of Luteitalea sp. DNA:
- a CDS encoding sulfatase-like hydrolase/transferase has product FETPNIDRLAKEGTRFTQYYAGSTVCAPSRYSLMTGFHTGHAWVRGNGEIPLRPEDVTIAEVLRERGYRTAVIGKWGLGRTGTPGLPPLQGFDESFGYLDHRHAHRQYTDYLYRDGKRIDVDPSKYANDLVTEEAQSFISRTAERDQPFFLYLNYSMPHAELLVPKDSMAPFAGRFPETPFENKKADANPSPKPGPSGGYRSQPTPYAAFAGMVTRIDRYVGELVSLLEREGLDDSTLVLFTSDNGPHKEGGANPEFFRSAGPLRGIKRDLYEGGIRVPMIARWPGTVPAGRVSDHPWAHWDLMPTFAELAGADTPDSIDGMSMARALRGEPQPTHEFFYWEFHERGFDQAVRHGNWKAVRHGLDQTLELYDLASDVGEERDVAAKHPEVVKEIEEYLHGARTESERWPVKDKPKTASDR; this is encoded by the coding sequence TTCGAAACGCCCAACATCGATCGCCTGGCCAAAGAGGGCACGCGCTTCACGCAGTATTACGCGGGCAGCACCGTGTGCGCCCCGTCGCGCTACAGTCTGATGACGGGCTTCCACACCGGGCACGCGTGGGTGCGCGGCAACGGTGAGATTCCGCTGCGCCCGGAGGACGTGACGATTGCCGAGGTCTTGCGAGAGCGCGGCTACCGCACGGCGGTCATTGGCAAGTGGGGACTCGGCCGGACCGGCACACCTGGCCTGCCCCCACTTCAAGGCTTCGACGAATCCTTTGGCTATCTCGACCATCGTCATGCCCACCGGCAATATACGGACTATCTCTACCGGGACGGCAAGCGGATCGACGTGGACCCGTCGAAGTATGCCAATGACCTGGTGACCGAGGAGGCACAGTCGTTCATCAGCCGGACCGCGGAACGCGACCAGCCGTTCTTCTTGTATTTGAACTACTCGATGCCCCACGCCGAGCTGCTCGTCCCCAAGGATTCGATGGCGCCGTTTGCTGGACGCTTTCCTGAAACGCCGTTTGAAAACAAGAAGGCGGATGCGAATCCATCGCCGAAACCGGGTCCCTCGGGTGGCTATCGGTCGCAGCCGACCCCGTATGCCGCGTTCGCGGGCATGGTGACGCGCATCGATCGCTACGTCGGCGAGCTGGTGTCGCTGCTCGAGCGGGAGGGACTAGACGATTCGACCCTGGTGCTCTTCACGAGCGACAACGGCCCGCACAAAGAGGGCGGGGCGAATCCGGAGTTCTTCCGTAGTGCTGGTCCGCTCCGTGGCATCAAGCGGGACTTGTACGAAGGCGGGATACGGGTACCGATGATCGCGCGGTGGCCTGGCACGGTGCCCGCTGGGCGCGTCAGCGATCATCCCTGGGCGCACTGGGATCTGATGCCGACATTCGCGGAGCTTGCGGGCGCAGACACACCGGACAGCATCGATGGGATGTCCATGGCTCGCGCGCTGCGCGGCGAGCCCCAGCCCACACACGAGTTCTTCTACTGGGAGTTCCACGAGCGCGGCTTCGACCAGGCGGTGCGGCACGGCAACTGGAAGGCGGTGCGCCATGGCCTGGACCAGACGCTGGAGCTCTACGATCTCGCGAGCGACGTCGGCGAGGAACGCGATGTTGCCGCGAAGCATCCAGAGGTCGTCAAAGAAATTGAAGAATATCTGCACGGCGCCCGGACCGAATCCGAGCGCTGGCCTGTCAAAGACAAGCCCAAGACGGCAAGCGACAGGTAG
- a CDS encoding PadR family transcriptional regulator: MPPRADLLPGTLDLLILKSVSLGTLHGYGVLLRIEQITGGALLVEQGALYPALFRLEHRGLLQSEWGVSENNRRAKYYRLTAAGRRALRAETESWNRLTAAMAAALRTRTGEV; the protein is encoded by the coding sequence ATGCCACCACGCGCCGATTTGCTGCCAGGAACACTCGACCTGTTGATCCTGAAGTCGGTTTCCCTTGGCACGCTGCACGGCTACGGTGTGCTGCTTCGCATCGAACAGATCACGGGCGGCGCGCTGCTGGTTGAGCAAGGTGCGCTCTATCCCGCGCTGTTCCGTCTCGAGCACCGGGGCCTCCTCCAGAGCGAGTGGGGAGTGTCGGAGAACAACCGGCGCGCGAAGTATTACCGGCTCACAGCGGCGGGGCGCCGGGCGCTCCGTGCCGAGACGGAGAGCTGGAATCGTCTGACGGCAGCCATGGCGGCCGCCCTTCGGACGCGCACGGGAGAGGTGTAA
- a CDS encoding FtsX-like permease family protein: MWVRLRSFVGGLARRARVERDLADEIEFHVRARAEHWERQGLLPPEAARKARLEFGAVEGYKERCREARGLRLIDELRGDLGYGLRQMRAAPMFTAIAVGILAIAVGANTAVFSVIEAALWRMLPVERPEELRELAWTARQDGFSGWYNGSMRPYPGGGLIATSFAYPVYAHVRDNSTAFADLFLFDRNDRINIGVAGQAHVVPGLLVSGSFFRGLGVEMAIGRPIVPEDDRAGTPPVAVLSYRCWQRLFGGNPSALGQTITVNSAPAVVIGVTPPGFYGVEPGRPIDLVVPITAILPAFYDDMPDILRSSRHWGFRVMGRLKPGVTDEEAQTETEALVRQALPVNPGQDERYDLTDVLVNAGGQGLDALRRNYARPLWLLMGIAGAILLIACANIAGLLLTRATSRQREISIRLAVGAGRARLVRQLLTESFLLACVGGGLGIGLAFVVRDRLLPLLNLVQEPLEVTLGLNLWLLAFSIGLCLAVGVLCGILPALRATRANVAPMLARAMPSGSASGSRLFAGKTLIALQVALSVVLLVGAGLFVGTLVNLRSEALGFRPEHVLLFDMDAALSGYEGTRLHDFYERALERVSAAPGVRAASMSQYGLLEGGGRTEDIVVSGAPRGRAKMHVHVLFVAPRFFETMGIPLLVGRDFTSSDREAAPRVALGNQTLARRLPGGRSPVGRRIRYGEPPDGDTEIIGMVADARFATLREPSPPILYLPYRQHQHHRMTFAMRAAGAPAALASAIRQTLAELDPNVPLLNVMTQNEQINRSVQQERTFAQLVSGFAALAVLLACLGIYGTLAYSVARRTSEIGLRMALGARPWNIVQLVLRESLIPVVMGAVLGLAGAIASTRLVESMLFGLTPHDAPTFLIATLALVGSALLAAWLPSRRAARVDPMSALRCE, translated from the coding sequence ATGTGGGTGCGACTTCGCTCGTTCGTTGGCGGTCTGGCGCGACGCGCACGGGTCGAGCGCGACCTGGCGGACGAAATCGAGTTCCACGTGCGGGCGCGGGCGGAACATTGGGAGCGGCAGGGACTCTTGCCACCGGAGGCTGCACGCAAGGCACGGCTCGAGTTCGGCGCAGTGGAAGGCTACAAAGAGAGGTGCCGCGAGGCACGGGGTCTGAGACTGATCGACGAGCTGCGCGGCGACCTGGGCTACGGGCTGCGGCAGATGCGCGCAGCGCCGATGTTCACCGCTATCGCCGTGGGGATCCTTGCCATCGCCGTCGGCGCGAATACCGCCGTCTTCAGCGTGATCGAGGCCGCGCTATGGCGCATGCTGCCGGTGGAGCGCCCCGAGGAGCTGCGAGAGCTCGCGTGGACCGCGCGCCAGGACGGCTTCTCGGGATGGTACAACGGCTCGATGCGCCCGTATCCGGGAGGGGGCTTGATTGCCACGTCCTTTGCCTATCCGGTCTACGCGCACGTACGCGACAACTCGACAGCCTTTGCCGATCTCTTCCTGTTCGACAGAAACGACCGGATCAATATCGGCGTGGCTGGACAGGCACATGTGGTGCCCGGGCTCCTCGTCTCTGGCAGCTTCTTCCGCGGCCTCGGCGTCGAGATGGCGATCGGCCGGCCGATCGTACCGGAGGACGATCGCGCGGGCACACCCCCGGTGGCCGTCCTGAGCTACCGCTGCTGGCAGCGGCTGTTTGGAGGCAATCCGAGCGCACTCGGCCAGACCATCACCGTCAACAGCGCGCCGGCCGTCGTCATAGGTGTGACGCCACCCGGGTTCTACGGCGTCGAGCCGGGCCGGCCGATCGATCTCGTGGTGCCGATCACCGCGATCCTGCCCGCCTTTTACGACGACATGCCTGACATTCTCAGGAGCTCGCGTCACTGGGGCTTCCGCGTCATGGGCCGACTGAAGCCGGGCGTCACAGACGAGGAGGCGCAGACGGAGACGGAGGCGCTCGTGCGACAAGCGCTTCCTGTCAATCCGGGTCAGGACGAGCGCTACGATCTGACAGATGTTCTCGTCAATGCGGGCGGGCAGGGGCTCGACGCGTTGCGGCGGAATTATGCGCGTCCGCTCTGGCTGTTGATGGGAATCGCTGGCGCCATTCTCCTCATTGCCTGTGCCAACATTGCTGGCTTGCTCCTGACGCGAGCGACGTCGCGCCAGCGTGAAATCTCGATTCGTCTTGCGGTCGGTGCCGGACGCGCACGGCTCGTGCGGCAGCTCCTCACCGAAAGCTTCCTGCTTGCCTGCGTCGGCGGAGGGCTCGGGATTGGCCTGGCGTTCGTCGTTCGAGATCGGCTCCTTCCTTTACTGAATCTAGTGCAGGAACCGCTCGAGGTCACCCTCGGGCTGAACCTTTGGCTGCTGGCCTTCTCGATCGGTCTGTGCCTTGCGGTCGGCGTCCTGTGCGGGATTCTGCCCGCACTGCGGGCAACGCGGGCGAATGTTGCTCCAATGCTTGCCCGGGCCATGCCTAGTGGCTCTGCCAGCGGATCACGCCTCTTCGCCGGAAAGACCTTGATTGCCCTCCAGGTAGCGCTCTCAGTCGTATTGCTCGTTGGCGCAGGCCTGTTCGTGGGGACGCTCGTCAACCTCCGGTCGGAGGCGCTCGGCTTCCGGCCCGAGCATGTACTCCTGTTCGACATGGATGCCGCGTTGAGCGGATACGAGGGTACGCGGCTCCACGACTTCTACGAGCGAGCGCTGGAACGGGTGTCCGCGGCACCTGGTGTCCGTGCTGCATCGATGTCGCAGTATGGCCTCCTGGAAGGCGGTGGGAGGACTGAGGACATCGTCGTGTCGGGCGCACCTCGAGGGCGGGCGAAGATGCACGTCCACGTGCTCTTCGTCGCACCGCGCTTCTTCGAGACGATGGGCATTCCGCTGCTGGTGGGCCGGGACTTCACATCAAGCGATCGGGAAGCGGCGCCGCGTGTCGCGCTGGGAAACCAAACGTTAGCGCGACGGCTCCCTGGCGGCCGCTCACCGGTAGGGCGTCGTATCCGCTACGGCGAGCCACCGGACGGCGACACTGAGATCATCGGAATGGTGGCGGATGCGAGGTTTGCCACGTTACGCGAACCGTCACCGCCAATCTTGTATTTGCCCTACCGCCAGCATCAGCATCACCGCATGACCTTCGCTATGCGGGCGGCGGGTGCGCCGGCGGCGCTTGCGTCAGCGATCCGTCAGACGCTCGCCGAGCTCGACCCCAACGTTCCCCTGCTCAACGTCATGACGCAGAACGAACAGATCAACCGATCCGTCCAACAGGAGCGAACCTTTGCCCAGCTCGTGTCAGGCTTTGCCGCGCTCGCCGTCTTGCTTGCATGCTTGGGCATCTACGGGACGCTCGCATATTCGGTCGCACGGCGGACATCCGAGATCGGTCTCCGCATGGCGCTCGGCGCACGCCCGTGGAACATCGTCCAGCTGGTGCTGCGAGAGTCGCTCATCCCCGTTGTGATGGGGGCCGTGCTCGGCCTAGCCGGCGCCATCGCGAGCACGCGGCTCGTCGAGAGCATGCTCTTCGGCCTGACGCCGCACGACGCCCCAACATTTCTCATCGCCACGCTTGCGCTCGTGGGCAGTGCGCTCCTTGCAGCCTGGCTGCCCTCGCGCCGCGCCGCGCGTGTCGACCCGATGTCCGCGCTCCGCTGCGAGTGA
- a CDS encoding FtsX-like permease family protein has protein sequence MEQGEVNTMWARFRSFARGLVRRTRVEGALAEELDFHLQARAEHWRHQGLPPAEAVRRARLEFGAVEGYKERCREARGLRFVDELRSDVWYAIRQLRRAPTFTLVATGTLAIGIGANAAIFSLINAVLLKTLPVERPHELRLLEWTARRAGFSTWYTWAPSIDGINTRAGSAAAQRNAAGEDFGTSFAYPVYTHVRDHAASFAELFAFGQPKRVNVIVGDRAELAAGLLVSGNFFRGLGVPALIGRAIEATDDQAGSPAVAVLGYRFWQRVFRSDERVVGQTIGVNGTPVVIVGIAPPTFDGVSPGRRTDVMVPITTMLPAIHDIPDMLQSARHWAFNVMGRVKGEVTEEQARAEAESLVQRAILDNPPAGEEYDLPRVALNPGGRGLDMLRREVSSALRILMAIVGTVLLIACANIAGLLLMRGAARRREIGTRLSLGAPRGRVVRQLLTESLLLAGLGGSVGIVLAFALRGLLPHLLNWQGRETIAIDMAPDVGMLAFALATCLVTGLVCGLAPALRATRVDLVPALARAVPGAADRSSRLWAGKTLVITQVALSFLLLVGAGLFVRTLVSLQSEALGFRPEQLLLFKLNAGLSGYEDSRLSDFFERVTKRAAAIPGVRAVSLSRYGLIGDGRNRGDIAVPAGKGQALVHKHYVGPRYFETMGIPLLRGRDIAWTDREGTPVVAIVNQALAKQLPNGVAPIGERIGYDSEATDLAEIIGVAADARFDSLREAAPPTLYLPYRQHPQSSMTFAVRLAGSPDAVRGSIRRAVEEIDPNVPMFGIRTQEAQISVAMGPERLLAQLVSGFALLALLLACLGIYGTLAYSVARRTSEIGLRMALGADRWDVVRMVLRESVVPVVLGVALGLGAAAVATRVIESMLFGVTPHDAPTLLAAALILTGSALLAAWLPSRRAARVDPMSALRCE, from the coding sequence ATGGAGCAGGGAGAGGTAAACACGATGTGGGCTCGATTTCGTTCCTTCGCTCGTGGCCTGGTCCGGCGCACACGGGTTGAAGGCGCCCTGGCGGAGGAGCTCGATTTCCATCTGCAGGCTCGAGCGGAGCACTGGAGGCACCAGGGGCTGCCACCCGCTGAAGCCGTGCGCCGCGCCCGGCTGGAGTTCGGTGCCGTCGAAGGCTACAAGGAACGCTGCCGCGAGGCGCGTGGCCTGCGATTTGTCGACGAGCTCCGGTCGGACGTCTGGTACGCGATACGACAGTTGAGACGAGCCCCGACCTTCACGCTCGTGGCCACTGGGACGCTGGCCATTGGGATTGGAGCCAACGCGGCGATCTTCAGCCTCATCAACGCCGTGCTACTGAAGACGTTGCCTGTCGAACGGCCGCACGAGCTGCGGCTGCTCGAGTGGACCGCGCGCCGCGCGGGCTTCTCGACTTGGTACACCTGGGCACCCAGCATTGACGGCATAAATACGAGGGCGGGATCAGCGGCAGCGCAACGAAACGCGGCTGGCGAGGACTTTGGAACCTCGTTCGCCTACCCGGTGTACACACACGTGCGGGACCACGCTGCCAGCTTCGCCGAGCTCTTCGCCTTCGGACAGCCAAAACGGGTGAACGTCATCGTTGGCGATCGGGCCGAGCTCGCCGCGGGACTACTCGTGTCTGGGAACTTCTTCCGCGGCCTCGGCGTCCCGGCGCTGATTGGGCGCGCTATCGAGGCCACCGATGACCAGGCAGGATCGCCGGCGGTGGCGGTCCTGGGCTACCGGTTCTGGCAGCGCGTCTTCCGCAGCGATGAGCGCGTCGTCGGCCAGACGATCGGCGTGAACGGCACACCGGTCGTCATTGTCGGCATCGCGCCGCCGACGTTCGATGGCGTCAGTCCGGGCCGCCGCACGGATGTCATGGTGCCCATCACCACGATGCTGCCGGCCATTCACGACATCCCCGACATGCTCCAGAGCGCGCGTCATTGGGCGTTCAACGTGATGGGCCGCGTGAAGGGAGAGGTCACCGAGGAACAGGCGCGCGCAGAAGCTGAGTCGCTCGTGCAGCGGGCTATCCTGGACAACCCGCCTGCAGGCGAAGAGTACGACTTGCCACGGGTGGCGCTCAATCCCGGCGGTCGGGGGTTGGACATGTTGCGGCGAGAGGTCTCGAGTGCCCTTCGTATTCTCATGGCCATTGTGGGCACGGTGCTGCTCATTGCGTGCGCCAACATCGCCGGTCTGCTGTTGATGCGCGGTGCGGCGCGTCGGCGCGAGATCGGGACGCGGCTATCGCTGGGCGCACCACGCGGGCGCGTGGTGCGCCAGCTCCTGACCGAGAGCCTCTTGCTCGCCGGTCTCGGCGGATCCGTGGGGATCGTCTTGGCGTTCGCGCTGCGTGGCCTGCTACCCCACCTTCTGAATTGGCAGGGACGAGAGACGATCGCGATCGACATGGCGCCGGACGTTGGGATGCTGGCGTTCGCTCTGGCGACCTGTCTCGTGACAGGGCTCGTGTGCGGGCTCGCCCCAGCGTTGCGTGCAACCCGCGTCGACTTGGTTCCTGCGTTGGCACGCGCAGTTCCCGGCGCGGCGGATCGCTCGTCGCGGTTATGGGCAGGCAAAACGCTCGTGATCACCCAAGTGGCGCTATCGTTTCTGCTTCTCGTGGGAGCTGGCCTGTTCGTCCGAACCCTCGTCAGCTTACAGTCCGAGGCGCTCGGATTCCGGCCCGAGCAGCTTCTCCTGTTTAAGCTGAACGCAGGACTAAGCGGCTACGAGGACTCGCGGCTCAGCGACTTCTTCGAACGGGTGACGAAGCGGGCAGCCGCTATTCCGGGCGTGCGCGCGGTCTCGCTTTCGCGATATGGGCTCATTGGTGACGGGAGAAACAGGGGCGACATCGCCGTGCCGGCCGGCAAGGGCCAGGCACTCGTCCATAAGCACTACGTGGGGCCACGCTATTTCGAGACCATGGGCATCCCCCTGCTCCGGGGCCGCGACATTGCCTGGACCGATCGCGAAGGGACGCCGGTTGTCGCCATCGTGAACCAAGCGCTCGCAAAGCAGCTCCCCAATGGCGTTGCTCCCATCGGTGAGCGAATAGGCTACGACTCCGAGGCAACCGACCTGGCCGAGATCATCGGGGTCGCTGCGGACGCAAGGTTCGACAGCCTGCGCGAGGCTGCACCGCCAACCCTCTACCTCCCTTACCGCCAGCATCCACAGTCCTCGATGACGTTCGCGGTCCGCCTCGCGGGATCGCCGGACGCAGTCCGTGGCTCGATTCGCCGAGCCGTCGAGGAGATCGACCCGAATGTGCCCATGTTCGGCATTCGGACGCAGGAGGCGCAAATCAGCGTCGCGATGGGGCCGGAACGCCTGTTGGCGCAGCTCGTGTCAGGGTTTGCGCTGCTCGCGCTTCTACTGGCCTGCCTGGGCATTTATGGAACCCTCGCCTATTCCGTGGCACGGCGGACGTCGGAGATCGGTCTCCGCATGGCGCTCGGCGCAGACCGATGGGATGTCGTCCGAATGGTGCTGCGCGAATCAGTCGTTCCGGTCGTGCTAGGAGTGGCCCTTGGTCTCGGGGCCGCCGCGGTAGCCACGCGAGTCATCGAGAGCATGTTGTTCGGCGTGACACCGCACGATGCGCCAACGCTCCTCGCCGCCGCGCTCATACTCACGGGTAGCGCCCTGCTCGCAGCCTGGTTGCCCTCGCGCCGCGCCGCCCGGGTCGACCCTATGTCGGCACTACGTTGCGAATAA
- a CDS encoding PadR family transcriptional regulator: MSTKDEKDRIALLQGTLDLLILRTLVFGRQHGQGIARAIQTQTDKVLLVDHGSLYPALQRLESRGWITAEWGTSENNRKARFYTLTKAGRKQLAREVSQWRRLVGAIGRLLGPEEAGA, from the coding sequence ATGTCAACCAAAGACGAGAAGGATCGCATCGCGCTGCTCCAGGGCACACTCGACCTGCTGATCTTGAGGACGCTGGTGTTCGGCCGCCAGCACGGTCAGGGCATCGCCCGGGCCATCCAGACCCAGACCGACAAAGTCCTGCTCGTCGATCACGGATCGCTGTACCCAGCATTGCAGCGGCTCGAATCCCGGGGTTGGATTACCGCCGAGTGGGGTACCTCCGAGAACAACCGCAAGGCGCGCTTCTACACACTCACGAAGGCTGGCCGCAAGCAGTTGGCGCGGGAGGTCAGCCAATGGCGAAGGCTCGTCGGCGCGATCGGGCGGCTGCTCGGTCCCGAAGAAGCAGGGGCCTGA
- the polA gene encoding DNA polymerase I — protein MAERPVLFLIDGSSQMYRAYHAIRGLSGPDGRSTNAVYGFVTMLRKLMQDHAPTFIAAAFDLAGPTFRSDLAADYKANRAPMPSDLADQVPWVHEACAALGVPIITYERYEADDVMGTLARHAVDQGFDVALVTGDKDFFQLVDEHVRVFNPRDEGTWYNRGAVIEKFGVPPERVVDVVALMGDAIDNIKGVPGIGEKGARDLIAQHGSLDELLSRASEVSQKRYRQALETHREQALQSRELARIHTDVPVDVDLDGMRYRGPSQPAAFDLFSRLGFRSLVFEYAPSATDIERDYRALTSLDEVRALAADLERADRFAVYVASDGLAPMLGTMVGMAIATGPRWARYLPFGHTTLDATSNLSAAALEILKPVLEDPKRSKVAHDLKTTAVLLARYGIVLQGLEGDAMLASYVLDATQSSHAIEPLALERLGYRATSVEEVCGRGAKAVPLARVPVDAAVVFAGERADLALQLRDALTPALEREGLVSVYRELELPLVPVLVDMERAGVRLDIAVLRGLSGQMETELQHRSKRIYELAGMAFNINSPRQLAEVLFDKLQLPTLKRTGKTRAASTAVEVLEELALAHELPREILEWRAVQKLKSTYVDALPQLINRDTGRVHTSFNQAVAATGRLSSSEPNLQNIPIRTELGREIRGAFIAEPGNVIISADYSQIELRVLAHLAGEEALIEAFRRGEDIHDRTALQVFGANSGLSKHELRRRAKIINYALLYGKTAFTLARDIGVTQQAAQEFIDAYFRGFPAVRRFIDDTLARTRETGVVTTMCGRRRLVPEITNRNGQIRAAAERVTVNLPIQGSAADILKRAMINLHAALIELTARGGRRPLMILTVHDELLFEAPREEADETAALVRHHMEDAAALTVPLTVDVGVGENWKEAKG, from the coding sequence ATGGCTGAACGTCCCGTTTTGTTTCTGATCGACGGCAGCTCGCAGATGTATCGCGCCTACCACGCCATTCGCGGGCTTTCCGGCCCGGACGGGCGATCGACGAACGCCGTGTACGGCTTCGTCACGATGCTTCGCAAGCTGATGCAAGACCATGCGCCGACGTTCATTGCGGCGGCCTTCGATCTCGCCGGCCCGACCTTTCGCTCCGACCTGGCCGCCGACTACAAGGCCAACCGGGCACCCATGCCATCCGATCTCGCTGACCAAGTCCCCTGGGTCCACGAAGCGTGCGCGGCGCTCGGCGTGCCGATCATCACCTATGAGCGTTACGAAGCGGACGATGTGATGGGAACGCTGGCCAGACACGCCGTCGATCAGGGCTTCGACGTCGCATTGGTGACCGGTGACAAGGATTTCTTTCAGCTCGTCGATGAGCATGTCCGGGTGTTCAATCCGCGGGACGAGGGTACCTGGTACAACCGAGGTGCGGTTATCGAGAAGTTTGGCGTGCCTCCGGAGCGCGTGGTCGACGTAGTGGCGCTCATGGGAGATGCCATCGACAACATCAAAGGGGTCCCCGGGATCGGCGAGAAAGGCGCACGAGACCTCATTGCGCAGCACGGATCGCTCGACGAGTTGCTCTCACGCGCCAGCGAAGTGTCGCAGAAGCGGTATCGGCAGGCACTCGAAACGCATCGCGAGCAGGCCCTCCAGAGCCGAGAGCTGGCGCGCATTCATACAGATGTGCCGGTGGACGTCGACCTCGACGGCATGCGCTATCGCGGTCCGTCGCAGCCCGCGGCGTTCGATCTGTTCTCACGTCTCGGTTTCCGATCGCTCGTCTTCGAGTACGCGCCATCGGCCACCGACATCGAGCGTGATTACCGCGCCTTGACGTCGCTCGACGAGGTGCGCGCGTTGGCGGCGGACCTCGAGCGCGCTGACCGCTTCGCCGTGTACGTGGCGAGCGACGGGTTGGCGCCCATGCTCGGCACGATGGTGGGCATGGCCATTGCCACTGGGCCGCGCTGGGCCCGCTATTTGCCCTTCGGTCACACGACGTTGGACGCAACGAGCAATCTCAGTGCCGCCGCCCTGGAGATCCTGAAGCCGGTTCTCGAAGATCCGAAGAGGAGCAAGGTCGCGCACGACTTGAAGACCACCGCCGTGCTCCTCGCGCGGTACGGCATCGTGCTGCAGGGTCTCGAAGGGGACGCGATGCTCGCGAGCTATGTGCTCGACGCGACCCAGTCCAGCCACGCCATAGAGCCGCTGGCGCTGGAGCGGCTCGGCTACCGCGCCACGAGCGTGGAAGAGGTCTGCGGCCGCGGCGCCAAGGCGGTTCCCTTGGCGCGTGTGCCTGTCGATGCGGCGGTCGTCTTCGCGGGGGAGCGTGCCGACCTCGCGCTACAGCTGCGCGATGCCCTCACACCGGCACTCGAGCGGGAGGGCCTGGTCTCCGTGTATCGCGAGCTGGAGCTGCCGCTCGTGCCGGTGCTGGTGGACATGGAGCGCGCCGGTGTGCGGCTTGACATCGCGGTCCTCCGTGGATTGTCAGGCCAGATGGAGACGGAGCTGCAGCACCGCAGCAAGCGCATCTACGAGCTCGCGGGGATGGCGTTCAACATCAACTCACCCCGCCAGCTCGCGGAGGTGCTCTTCGACAAGCTGCAGCTCCCGACACTGAAGCGCACGGGGAAGACGCGTGCGGCGTCCACGGCGGTCGAAGTGCTGGAGGAGTTGGCGCTCGCGCACGAGCTGCCCCGGGAGATTCTCGAGTGGCGCGCGGTGCAAAAGCTCAAGAGCACGTACGTCGACGCGCTGCCGCAGCTCATCAACCGTGACACCGGGCGGGTCCACACGTCGTTCAACCAGGCCGTGGCAGCAACCGGGCGCCTGAGCAGCTCTGAGCCGAACCTTCAGAACATCCCAATCCGCACCGAGCTCGGCCGCGAGATTCGAGGCGCGTTCATCGCCGAGCCTGGCAATGTGATCATCTCGGCCGACTACTCGCAAATCGAGCTCCGCGTCCTGGCACACCTCGCTGGCGAAGAGGCGCTCATCGAGGCGTTCCGGCGTGGCGAGGATATTCACGATCGAACGGCGCTGCAGGTGTTTGGCGCCAACAGCGGCCTGAGCAAGCACGAGCTGCGGCGGCGAGCGAAGATCATCAACTACGCGCTGCTCTACGGCAAGACGGCATTCACCCTCGCCCGTGACATCGGTGTGACCCAACAGGCCGCACAGGAGTTCATCGACGCATACTTTCGCGGCTTCCCCGCTGTGCGGCGGTTCATCGACGACACGCTGGCGCGAACACGTGAGACGGGCGTGGTGACGACAATGTGTGGACGACGGCGGCTGGTGCCGGAGATCACGAATCGGAACGGCCAGATTCGTGCCGCCGCTGAGCGCGTGACGGTCAATCTCCCCATTCAGGGCAGCGCAGCCGACATCCTCAAACGCGCGATGATCAACCTGCACGCCGCGCTCATCGAGCTCACTGCACGCGGCGGACGCCGGCCGCTCATGATTCTCACCGTGCACGACGAGCTCCTCTTCGAAGCACCGCGTGAGGAAGCGGACGAGACGGCAGCACTCGTGCGCCATCACATGGAAGACGCGGCCGCGCTGACCGTACCGCTCACCGTCGACGTGGGCGTCGGCGAGAACTGGAAAGAAGCGAAAGGATGA
- a CDS encoding YjbQ family protein, protein MVLTTRLIIDTKGQGDVRDVTAEVREVIADAPLESGTATVFVVGSTAGVTTLEFEPGVVADLDRAFEQIAPRQAAYEHHRRWGDDNGSSHVRAAMLGPSLTIPFEHRRLLLGTWQQIVVAEFDTGPRRREIVVQIAGE, encoded by the coding sequence ATGGTTCTGACCACGAGGCTGATCATCGACACGAAAGGACAGGGAGACGTGCGTGACGTCACGGCGGAGGTGAGGGAAGTCATTGCTGACGCGCCGCTGGAGTCTGGCACCGCCACCGTCTTCGTCGTTGGCTCCACGGCCGGCGTGACCACGCTGGAGTTCGAGCCGGGCGTGGTCGCCGATCTGGACCGCGCGTTCGAACAGATCGCACCACGCCAGGCGGCATACGAGCATCATCGCCGCTGGGGCGACGACAACGGATCGAGCCACGTCAGGGCCGCGATGCTCGGTCCTTCTCTGACCATCCCCTTCGAGCATCGTCGCCTCCTGCTCGGCACCTGGCAGCAGATCGTTGTCGCCGAGTTCGACACGGGCCCCCGCCGCCGCGAGATCGTCGTGCAGATCGCCGGCGAGTAG